A single genomic interval of Kwoniella newhampshirensis strain CBS 13917 chromosome 12, whole genome shotgun sequence harbors:
- a CDS encoding eukaryotic translation initiation factor 3 subunit B, whose amino-acid sequence MSASEQINGFSEEEELDIQAELEEGYAEIEEKYAVDTQQGIENVLVIDNIPIVDEGKKQRLVDRLRQLFAKAGAAIEEENISMPWDDKAASNKGFIFLTYPDAQQAENALRVLDGTSFGKNHLYVNRFGDIERYANMPVGEGELPTGWKEKPYVEKDHLRSWLGDSAGRDQYLTFRDTDVSIWWNGRNGAAEAVKGADGKPLKNSKWGELYLQWSPLGTYLASLHRVGVALWSGPKLDGPIGVNVLRFTHPGVRLIQFSPCEKYLVTWSDEPLENYENHSIAALRETFGPEDEGNHFVVWDVKTTRVLRTFPADKPAGANADEASRMAWPVFKWSPDDAYIARCNVGAGISVYELPSMGLLDKKSIKIEGVQDFEWCPMSDKDLAARKDGKGKENMIVFWTPEVPNQPARVNLMAIPSRTILRSKNLFNVTDCKFYWQSQGDFLCVKVDRHARKAKTKKATFCNLELFRVREKDYPVEVIEFKDYVPQFAWEPAGTRFAMVSSNDPNFGQAIPGVVVKYNIDFYQLDPKKGDFTPIKHLDSKIANTLVWAPKGRHIALATIGSSTKFDIEFWDLDFTVDERREGSEPGANVTMLGTGEHYGVTDIAWDPSGRYIATSASSWRSSPEPGYCIWDFKGQQLVHESKDRFKQFLWRPRPSTLLSKEQIKKVRKELKEFSRQFDEEDAAEENRGSAEKLAQRQREISEWNAWRARNNKRLDEERKSRGKERKIEEKGGEEEKVEEWVEELIDETEEVVVG is encoded by the exons ATGTCCGCCTCAGAACAGATCAACGGCTTttcagaagaggaggagctcGACATCCAAGCTGAGCTCGAGGAAGGTTATGccgagattgaggagaa ATACGCCGTCGACACTCAACAAGGCATCGAAAATGTGCTCGTCATCGACAACATCCCCATCGTCGATGAGGGCAAGAAACAAAGATTGGTGGACAGATTGAGACAGTTGTTCGCCAAGGCAGGTGCAGccatcgaggaggagaacaTCAGTATGCCATGGGATGACAAGGCCGCCTCAAACAAGGG TTTCATATTCCTTACTTACCCCGATGCTCAACAAGCCGAGAACGCTCTGCGAGTTCTCGATGGAACGTCGTTCGGTAAAAACCACCTCTACGTCAACCGATTCGGCGATATCGAGAGATATGCCAACATGCCCGTTGGTGAGGGTGAGCTCCCCACTGgctggaaggagaagccTTACGtagagaag GACCACCTCCGAAGCTGGTTGGGCGACAGCGCTGGTCGAGACCAATACCTCACTTTCCGAGACACAGACGTCAGCATCTGGTGGAACGGAAGAAACGGTGCAGCTGAGGCTGTCAAGGGCGCCGACGGCAAACCCCTCAAGAACTCGAAATGGGGAGAGCTCTACCTTCAGTGGTCGCCTCTTGGTACTTACCTCGCCTCTCTCCATCGAGTCGGTGTCGCTCTCTGGTCTGGTCCCAAGCTCGACGGCCCCATCGGTGTCAATGTTCTTCGATTCACCCACCCTGGAGTCCGACTCATCCAATTCTCTCCTTGCGAGAAGTATCTCGTCACCTGGTCCGATGAACCCCTGGAGAACTACGAGAACCACTCTATCGCTGCCCTCCGGGAAACCTTCGGCCccgaggatgaagggaaCCACTTCGTTGTTTGGGACGTCAAGACCACTCGAGTCCTCCGAACCTTCCCCGCCGACAAGCCCGCCGGTGCCAATGCTGACGAGGCTTCTCGAATGGCTTGGCCTGTCTTCAAGTGGTCTCCCGATGATGCCTACATTGCGCGATGCAACGTCGGCGCTGGTATCTCCGTCTATGAGCTTCCCAGCATGGGACTTTTGGACAAGAAGAGTATCAAGATTGAGGGTGTGCAAGACTTCGAGTGGTGTCCTATGAGCGACAAGGACTTGGCTGCCAGGAAGGAcggcaagggcaaggaaAACATGATCGTGTTTTGGACCCCTGAGGTGCCTAACCAGCCGGCTAGGGTCAACCTCATGGCCATTCCCAGCAGGACTATCCTCAGGTCCAAGAACCTGTTCAACGTCACTGAC TGTAAATTCTACTGGCAAAGCCAAGGAGACTTCCTCTGTGTCAAGGTCGACCGACACGCCAGGAAGGCCAAGACAAAGAAGGCTACGTTCTGTAACCTTGAGTTGTTCAGAGTTCGAGAGAAGGACTACCCTGTCGAGGTCATCGAATTCAAGG ATTACGTCCCTCAATTCGCTTGGGAGCCCGCAGGGACGCGATTCGCTATGGTGTCCAGCAACGATCCTAACTTTGGCCAGGCCATTCCTGGTGTTGTAGTCAAGTACAACATCGACTTCTACCAGCTCGACCCTAAGAAAGGCGATTTCACTCCCATCAAGCATCTCGACTCCAAGATTGCCAACACTCTCGTGTGGGCACCAAAGGGTCGACACATCGCCCTTGCCACTATCGGGTCTTCGACCAAGTTCGATATCGAGTTCTGGGATCTTGACTTCACTGTCGACGAGCGACGAGAAGGTAGCGAGCCCGGTGCCAACGTCACGATGTTGGGCACTGGTGAGCACTACGGTGTCACCGACATCGCGTGGGATCCCAGTGGTCGATACATTGCTACATCTGCCTCTTCCTGGAGATcatct CCTGAGCCTGGATACTGTATTTGGGATTTCAAGGGTCAGCAACTGGTTCACGAATCTAAAGACCGGTTCAAGCAATTCCTCTGGCGACCTCGACCCTCAACTCTGCTGTCCAAAGAACAAATCAAGAAAGTCCGAAAGGAGCTCAAGGAGTTCTCGAGACAgttcgacgaggaagatgccgCCGAGGAGAACCGAGGTTCGGCAGAGAAATTGGCACAGAGACAGAGGGAGATCTCCGAGTGGAATGCTTGGAGAGCGAGGAATAACAAGAGgttggatgaggagaggaagagtagaggcaaggagaggaagattgaggagaagggaggtgaagaggagaaggttgaaGAATGGGTGGAAGAATTGATTGATGAGACAGAGGAAGTTGTGGTGGGTTGA
- a CDS encoding dihydrolipoyl dehydrogenase, producing the protein MLSRQPFAKNLLRPLSNPSSSFSRTSTLPRITFIQSRGLASQSEPYDLVVIGGGPGGYVAAIKAAQLGLKTVCIEKRGALGGTCLNVGCIPSKAMLNNSHIFHQTQHDLKNRGIDVGDIKLNLPNMLAAKHSAVKALTGGIETYLFKKNGVDYIKGEASFASPTKINVNLLEGGETQVEAKNVIIATGSEVTPFPGLEIDEERIVSSTGALDLKEVPKKMIVIGGGVIGLELGSVWSRLGAEVTVVEYLGAIGAGMDAEVAKNFQKILQKQGFKFKLNTKVVSGERTGDKVSLKVDAAKGGKEETLEADVVLVAIGRRPVTKGLNLEAIGVETDKRGRIIIDDQFNTSAKGVKCIGDVTFGPMLAHKAEEEGIAAVEMIKSGHGHVNYDAIPSVVYTHPEVAWVGKNEQELKDAGVAYKIGKYPFAANSRAKTNADTEGFVKFIVEKDTDQVLGCHIVGPNAGEMIASAVLAIEYKASAEDIARTCHAHPTLSEAFKEAALASYDKAINF; encoded by the exons ATGCTGTCCAGACAACCTTTC GCCAAAAACCTCTTGCGACCATTATCCaacccttcctcttccttctcacGAACGTCCACACTCCCCCGAATCACCTTCATCCAATCACGAGGTCTCGCGTCTCAATCCGAGCCGTACGACTTGGTCGTCATCGGTGGTGGACCAGGTGGCTACGTCGCAGCTATCAAAGCTGCTCAGTTGGGtttgaag ACTGTATGTATCGAGAAGCGGGGCGCTCTCGGTGGTACATGTCTGAATGTCGGATGTATCCCCTCCAAggcgat GCTCAACAACTctcacatcttccaccaaACACAACACGATCTCAAGAACCGAGGTATCGACGTCGGCGACATCAAGCTCAATCTCCCCAACATGCTTGCCGCGAAACACTCCGCTGTCAAGGCTCTTACTGGCGGTATCGAGACCTACCTCTTCAAGAAGAATGGCGTCGACTACATCAAGGGTGAAGCGTCGTTCGCTTCGCCTACCAAGATCAACGTGAACTTGTTGGAGGGCGGTGAGACTCAAGTTGAGGCGAAGAACGTTATCATCGCGACTGGATCTGAGGTTACGCCTTTCCCTGGATtggagatcgacgaggagagaatCGTCAGCTCTACAGGAGCTCTGGACTTGAAGGAGGTGCCTAAGAAG ATGATTGTcattggtggtggtgttaTTGGTCTTGAGCTTGGTTCCGTCTGGTCTAGATTGGGAGCAGAGGTCACCGTTGTCGAATACCTCGGTGCTATCGGTGCTGGTATGGATGCTGAGGTTGC CAAAAACTTCCAGAAGATCTTGCAAAAGCAGGGCTTCAAGTTCAAGCTCAACACCAAGGTTGTTAGCGGTGAGAGGACTGGCGACAAGGTTTCTCTCAAGGTCGACGCTGCCAAGGGTGGCAAGGAGGagact CTCGAGGCCGACGTCGTTCTCGTTGCCATTGGTCGACGACCCGTCACCAAGGGTCTCAACCTTGAGGCTATTGGTGTCGAGACCGACAAGCGAGGACgaatcatcatcgacgatcagTTCAACACCAGCGCCAAGGGCGTCAAGTGTATCGGTGATGTCACTTTCGGTCCCATGCTTGCCCACaaggcagaggaggagg GTATCGCCGCTGTTGAGATGATCAAGTCTGGGCACGGACACGTCAACTACGATGCTATACCTTCAGTCGTCTACACTCACCCCGAGGTCGCTTGGGTCGGTAAGAACGAGCAGGAGCTCAAGGATGCCGGTGTCGCGTACAAGATCGGAAAGTACCCCTTCGCCGCCAACTCTCGAGCTAAGACCAATGCCGATACTGA GGGTTTCGTCAAATTC atcgtcgagaaggacaCGGATCAGGTCCTGGGCTGCCATATCGTGGGACCCAACGCTGGTGAGATGATCGCCAGCGCGGTCCTAGCGATCGAATACAAGGCTTCTGCTGAAGATATCGCTCGAACATGTCATGCGCACCCGACATTGtcagagg CATTCAAGGAGGCTGCTTTGGCCTCTTATGACAAAGCCATCAACTTCTAA